In Colletotrichum lupini chromosome 6, complete sequence, a single window of DNA contains:
- a CDS encoding chromatin remodeling complex subunit — MYSTQPNGADSATINPAALNSPDLLNASTRGIKRSRSPDYFQGNPSSGIAGDSNPRKRGKSSKSKSSGAISETAGQAPVANMPQNIPPPQTPQNQSAPLPGGQAAVNYAPAQASPPPKTTPTKTTLKALPTVRDHTTDQLNPAGDEYLPREIDEFGEKKVMPNGQLLGGREYRCRTFLVPNRGDKLFMLATECARVLGYRDSYLLFNKNRSLFKIIASQPEKDDLVSQEILPFSYRSRQIAIVTARSMFRQFGSRVIVNGRRVRDDYWETKARKQGFTEADPAGEKRPGAAKAREAAAEAQNQVLLGGPHGEIVYSNTPSQFPGAPQPQIVQPGMLGAPTGTTTRMPVITLGSELSDNRPRDYSGILKGGPRQEITGPAYQDQTRPAQIGEVHAQAHHAAEYNRSLNQQREMRGDYLQGIWRRPHEQPQSTNLVQNVATSEAAVPATRATQSPHTTASNMPSQSGIVPNQSPQMMMTAPPYSQSIHAQNPISQAPMRGMAQPSAQKNNKPTTLPAAGSASSMPQGAQGYHYPGTGQMWPQTQQAPQQHNYSGYTTQGQQPHQQSPAPQLRHATSGVQPGMQFSGMPGMGQSYGAAGQGIYPTDQTPRQYMPQPNQGSPAVTQAWSNQQTPAQWWSNQPQ; from the coding sequence GTGACTCCAACCCGAGAAAACGTGGGAAGTCATCCAAGTCCAAATCATCTGGTGCCATTTCCGAGACTGCCGGTCAGGCCCCAGTAGCCAACATGCCTCAAAATATTCCACCACCGCAAACCCCCCAGAACCAGAGCGCGCCGCTGCCTGGGGGTCAAGCCGCCGTCAATTACGCGCCCGCGCAGGCCTCGCCTCCGCCCAAGACGACACCAACAAAGACTACCTTGAAAGCTCTCCCTACAGTGAGAGATCATACCACCGACCAGCTGAACCCCGCCGGCGACGAGTACCTCCCGAGAGAAATCGACGAGTTTGGAGAGAAGAAGGTGATGCCCAATGGCCAGTTGTTGGGCGGCCGCGAATACAGATGCCGAACTTTCTTAGTTCCCAACCGTGGGGATAAGCTTTTCATGCTGGCGACTGAATGCGCGAGAGTTTTGGGATACCGAGATTCCTACCTTCTTTTCAACAAGAATAGGTCGCTCTTCAAGATCATTGCCAGCCAACCCGAGAAGGACGACCTCGTCAGTCAGGAGATTCTGCCATTCTCTTACAGATCACGACAAATTGCCATTGTCACGGCCCGATCCATGTTCCGCCAGTTTGGAAGTCGCGTCATTGTCAACGGTAGAAGAGTTCGGGATGATTACTGGGAGACAAAGGCCCGTAAACAAGGATTCACAGAGGCCGACCCCGCTGGCGAAAAGCGTCCTGGAGCAGCCAAGGCCAGGGAAGCCGCAGCCGAGGCGCAGAACCAGGTTCTGCTGGGTGGCCCTCACGGTGAGATCGTCTACAGCAACACACCCAGCCAATTCCCCGGCGCCCCTCAACCCCAAATCGTCCAACCAGGTATGCTTGGAGCGCCAACCGGAACCACGACCAGAATGCCCGTGATAACACTAGGATCAGAGCTCAGTGACAACCGCCCTCGCGACTATAGCGGAATTCTCAAGGGAGGTCCACGTCAGGAAATTACCGGCCCGGCTTACCAGGATCAAACTCGACCTGCTCAGATTGGAGAAGTTCATGCCCAGGCCCACCACGCTGCCGAGTACAACCGGTCTCTCAACCAGCAACGGGAGATGCGAGGCGACTACCTCCAGGGTATTTGGAGAAGGCCGCATGAGCAGCCCCAGTCGACGAATCTTGTCCAAAATGTTGCCACCAGCGAAGCCGCCGTTCCTGCTACCCGAGCAACACAATCGCCGCACACCACGGCGAGCAATATGCCGTCGCAGTCAGGCATTGTGCCCAACCAAAGTCCTCAAATGATGATGACAGCCCCGCCGTACTCTCAATCGATCCATGCGCAGAATCCCATCAGCCAGGCTCCAATGAGAGGCATGGCTCAGCCATCTGCCCAAAAGAACAATAAGCCGACGACTTTGCCTGCAGCCGGGAGTGCGAGCAGCATGCCTCAGGGTGCCCAGGGCTATCACTACCCAGGGACTGGTCAAATGTGGCCCCAGACGCAGCAGGCTCCTCAACAACATAACTACTCTGGATATACGACACAGGGCCAGCAGCCGCATCAGCAGTCGCCGGCTCCCCAACTGCGACATGCAACCAGCGGCGTGCAGCCGGGTATGCAATTTTCGGGAATGCCAGGCATGGGCCAGAGTTATGGTGCCGCCGGCCAAGGGATCTACCCGACAGACCAAACCCCGCGTCAGTATATGCCCCAGCCGAACCAGGGATCTCCGGCCGTGACACAGGCCTGGTCCAACCAGCAAACGCCAGCCCAATGGTGGTCGAACCAACCTCAATGA